Proteins encoded in a region of the Orcinus orca chromosome X, mOrcOrc1.1, whole genome shotgun sequence genome:
- the ZBED1 gene encoding E3 SUMO-protein ligase ZBED1, producing the protein MEGKSLEGAQTDLKLVAHPRAKSKVWRYFGFDTNAEGCILQWKKIYCRICMAQIAYSGNTSNLSYHLEKNHPDEFCEFVKSNTEQMREAFASAFSKLKPEAAQQSAQEPPAAKAAAAVAAAVHGHEGRRQQELTAAVMGLICEGLYPASIVDEPTFKVLLKTAEPRYELPSRKFFCGKAIPERYGAVRDAVLKELAEAAWCGISTDLWRSESQNRTYVTLAAHFLGRAAPHGLFLGSRCLKTFEVPEDNAAETITRVLYEAFIEWGVSSKVFSATTDRGKDIAKACSLLDIAVQMPCLGHTFDAGIQQAFRLPKLGALLGRCRRLVEYFQQSTVAMYMLYEKQKQQNAAHCMLVSNRVSWWGSTLAMLQRLKEQQFAIAGVLLEDSNNHHLLLEAAEWATIEGLVDLLQPFKQVADMLSGSKYPTISMVKPLLHMLLNSTLNSKETDSKEISMAKEVIAKELAKTYQETPEIDMFLNVATFLDPRYKRLPFLSTFERQQVENRVVEEAKGLLDKAKDGAYRAPGDQLYAPPEEPPVKKPAPSATPPPASVIHDMLAEIFCPAAGVEDQDGWRAQVVEELSNFKSQKVLGLNEDPLRWWSDRLALFPLLPRVLQKYWSVAATRVCPERLFGSSANVVSAKRNRLAPAHVHEQIFLYENARGAAAELEDEDEGEWGLGHEQAFPLGDAGHAGYFGLRDGSFV; encoded by the coding sequence ATGGAGGGCAAGAGCCTGGAGGGCGCGCAGACCGACCTCAAGCTGGTGGCGCATCCGCGCGCCAAGAGCAAAGTGTGGCGCTACTTCGGCTTCGACACGAACGCCGAGGGCTGCATCCTGCAGTGGAAGAAGATCTACTGCCGCATCTGCATGGCCCAGATCGCCTACTCGGGCAACACCTCCAATCTGTCCTACCACCTGGAGAAGAACCACCCCGATGAGTTCTGCGAGTTTGTCAAGAGCAACACGGAGCAGATGCGCGAGGCCTTCGCCAGTGCCTTCTCCAAGCTCAAGCCCGAGGCTGCGCAGCAGAGCGCGCAGGAGCCGCCGGCTGccaaggcggcggcggcggtggcggcggcggtgCATGGCCACGAGGGTCGCAGGCAGCAGGAACTGACGGCCGCCGTCATGGGCCTTATCTGCGAGGGGCTCTATCCCGCGTCCATCGTGGACGAGCCCACATTCAAGGTGCTGCTGAAGACGGCCGAGCCGCGCTACGAGCTGCCCAGCCGCAAGTTCTTCTGCGGCAAGGCCATCCCCGAGCGCTACGGCGCCGTGCGCGACGCGGTCCTCAAGGAGCTGGCGGAGGCCGCGTGGTGCGGCATCTCCACCGACCTGTGGCGCAGCGAGAGCCAGAATCGGACCTACGTGACGCTGGCCGCGCACTTCCTGGGCCGCGCCGCCCCCCACGGCCTCTTCCTGGGCTCCCGCTGCCTCAAGACCTTCGAGGTGCCGGAGGACAACGCGGCCGAGACCATCACGCGCGTCCTGTACGAAGCCTTCATCGAGTGGGGCGTCAGCTCCAAGGTCTTCAGCGCCACCACGGACCGTGGCAAGGACATTGCCAAGGCCTGCTCGCTGCTGGACATCGCGGTGCAGATGCCCTGCCTGGGTCACACGTTCGACGCCGGCATCCAGCAGGCCTTCCGGCTGCCCAAGCTGGGTGCGCTGCTTGGCCGCTGCCGCAGGCTGGTGGAGTACTTCCAGCAGTCCACCGTGGCCATGTACATGCTGTACGAGAAGCAGAAGCAGCAGAACGCCGCCCACTGCATGCTGGTCAGCAACCGCGTGTCCTGGTGGGGCAGCACGCTGGCCATGCTGCAGCGCCTCAAGGAGCAGCAGTTCGCCATCGCCGGGGTCCTCCTGGAGGACAGCAACAACCACCACCTCCTGCTGGAGGCCGCCGAGTGGGCCACCATTGAGGGCCTGGTGGACCTGCTGCAGCCCTTCAAGCAGGTGGCCGACATGCTGTCCGGGTCCAAGTACCCCACCATCAGCATGGTGAAGCCCCTGCTGCACATGCTTCTCAACAGCACGCTCAACAGCAAGGAGACGGACTCCAAGGAGATCAGCATGGCCAAGGAGGTGATCGCCAAGGAGCTCGCCAAGACCTACCAGGAGACGCCCGAGATCGACATGTTCCTCAACGTGGCCACCTTCCTGGACCCGCGCTACAAGAGGCTGCCCTTCCTGTCCACCTTCGAGAGGCAGCAGGTGGAGAACAGGGTGGTGGAGGAGGCCAAGGGGCTCCTGGACAAGGCCAAGGACGGCGCCTACCGCGCGCCCGGGGACCAGCTGTACGCCCCGCCCGAGGAGCCCCCCGTGAAGAAGCCGGCGCCCTCGGCCACGCCGCCGCCCGCCAGCGTCATCCACGACATGCTGGCCGAGATCTTCTGCCCCGCGGCGGGCGTCGAGGACCAGGACGGCTGGCGCGCGCAGGTGGTGGAGGAGCTCAGCAACTTCAAGTCGCAGAAGGTGCTGGGGCTCAACGAGGACCCCCTCAGGTGGTGGTCCGACCGCTTGGCGCTCTTCCCGCTGCTGCCCAGGGTGCTGCAGAAGTACTGGTCCGTGGCTGCCACGCGCGTCTGCCCCGAGCGCCTCTTCGGCTCCTCGGCCAACGTCGTCAGCGCCAAGCGGAACCGCCTGGCCCCCGCGCACGTGCACGAGCAGATCTTCCTGTACGAGAATGCGCGCGGCGCCGCGGCCGAGCTGGAGGATGAGGACGAGGGCGAGTGGGGCCTGGGCCACGAGCAGGCGTTCCCTCTGGGCGACGCCGGCCACGCCGGCTACTTCGGCCTGAGGGACGGCAGCTTCGTGTAg